AACTACTTGGATAAAATCATGATAAACCTTCCTCATTGTTTCATCTTTGACACTGGTCCGTGGCTGCACTGTAGTTTATCATCAGATAGATGAAGCTAATTCAATTTACGCAGAAACTTTACACTCTTGGttgtttctctaatttctGAAAAAATAGGATTTTGAATCAGCTATGATTAATGAAAAGAGATTTTGAATGAAGCTTTGATCTTGTATAGTTGCAACAACATCACTTGTACGCTTTATCATTTTCTACTGCAAGCCATCACCcaatctaaattaatatatatatatatatatatatatatatatatatatataNATATATAATACTCTATTTTTGCAATGCATTCTCCGTTGTCCTGACACCAATCTTCTTGcctgccttttcttttccaatgtTCATTAAGTGCGCATGTGCATAATGAGCTTCTAAATTGATGCATGGTGTTGACCGCTGTTTTACCCTGTAATTTGAATGAAAGGTTGCCTATATGCAGGAACGTTTCATCCAAGCAATATGGACCCCTTTTTACCTTTTCAGTGAAGCTTACTCTGGCTATGCAAATTATTGGTTTTGCTGTTAGACTATCGTCTTCACTACTGTGGATTCAAATTTACAGATTGGGGATTTCATATATGGAAACTCCAGTTCCCCGAGAGGCAGATTATGATTTGAGAAATAGTTTTCTTAGCCCCGCTACTTCTGTTGTAGTTAGACAACCCTCAGGTTCTGATGATACGATAGGGGGCTCTATCTATGATCCAACTTATTGCTCGTCCCTATTCGAAGATGGTCATGATAGTAAATGTTTGTCTGGGGTAATGTATCAAGTTTTTATGCACTCCTGCTTGCACCCGTTCTGATCTGTTGTCATCCATTTACTAGTTCTAAATCTGCTAGCTATCATtgcttcattttatattttacaaGTATTTGGTTTTCCACGGTATCTTTTTCACGAAAAtgacacattttttaaaatacacatttttttaaaaaaatatatcatgtttaaaaaaagaaNATCGTCTTCACTACTGTGGATTCAAATTTACAGATTGGGGATTTCATATATGGAAACTCCAGTTCCCCGAGAGGCAGATTATGATTTGAGAAATAGTTTTCTTAGCCCCGCTACTTCTGTTGTAGTTAGACAACCCTCAGGTTCTGATGATACGATAGGGGGCTCTATCTATGATCCAACTTATTGCTCGTCCCTATTCGAAGATGGTCATGATAGTAAATGTTTGTCTGGGGTAATGTATCAAGTTTTTATGCACTCCTGCTTGCACCCGTTCTGATCTGTTGTCATCCATTTACTAGTTCTAAATCTGCTAGCTATCATtgcttcattttatattttacaaGTATTTGGTTTTCCACGGTATCTTTTTCACGAAAAtgacacattttttaaaatacacatttttttaaaaaaatatatcatgtttaaaaaaagaaaattgaaagtcaATGAGTTTACACATTTATatgcttaaaaaattaatttgatgtatttcaccaattttttttttttttttttttttttttttttttttttttttttttttNNNNNNNNNNNNNNNNNNNNNNNNNNNNNNNNNNNNNNNNNNNNNNNNNNNNNNNNNNNNNNNNNNNNNNNNNNNNNNNNNNNNNNNNNNNNNNNNNNNNNNNNNNNNNNNNNNNNNNNNNNNNNNNNNNNNNNNNNNNNNNNNNNNNNNNNNNNNNNNNNNNNNNNNNNNNNNNNNNNNNNNNNNNNNNNNNNNNNNNNNNNNNNNNNNNNNNNNNttttttttttttttttttttttttttttttttttttttatattatatttgtctATAGTATACTTAACAAGTGTTTGATGCATGTCTAACAAATGGTGGACCTATTTTGACTTTGTTCTAGTGTCTTAACACATCTATTGTAGTAACAAATGTTGGATACGTGTTCAACAAGTGTTGGACATGGACACGCTAGCTAACATTATCTGAGTTGTTCAAGTGTTCCTCATTGCCTTCATCCTCCAATTCTTAAATTGGCAGTCCTTCATTGGGCACATTCCTTAAAAAGTTGTTACTGCTGTTTACACCAAAAACACTTGTCAAGAGTAGGTCGGTTATaagaattagatttttttctttgaactaCCACCTTCCAAATCTATATTGGATGGTGTTATTGATTGGgattttgtcctttttggtTTGTTGCACAAGGAAGTTCCTTGTGCAAGATTGTTTGCGGCATCGATTGTATTTCTCCTTTGACCTTGCTGTTGCTTCCAAGTATTCCTTCTTTGGCAAGTCTCGACTGTTTTTTGCTAATTTTGTCTTTCGATCTTGGTAGGCTAAGGTGATAGCCTCCGAAAGATAACCAAGAGGATGTAAATTGACTTCCTCTTTTTGcatcttttattgttttttatcaGCAGTAATCGACCGATTATAGCATCAATTCTTGCTGTTTTGTCTGCAGATCTCCCATTTCGGTAATGGTGATAATAGTTCTACTTCTGGGCCAGATGTATCTCGATCAAAGCTGTCCAGACATTTCCAAGTAGCTGATGTGAGTTTCCTTATCTCAGACAATCAAACCTGTTAGCTTCCTTAGGCttatagaattatttttactcTTCCTGGCCAAATATTATTGTGTTTGTATATTTCACTGGATGATAGGAAGTGGGTCAATGTACTGGTTTGCCTCAGCtgtttcttttaaaatctttgCCTTTTCTCTCTAGTGGAGTTTGTATCTTTAGAGCATCAgtcattttttcctttattaaatgattatttatttttttattttttctatttttaatttctggttaaaaataaatatcagtGGGAGGACATGGTAAATGAGAGACTGGAATGactttattaattcttttgtCTGCGATTTATAGAATGATGGAACAAACTTGGCTGGTGATAAGGCTTTGATCTTTACGCATGATCTCACATCCTGTCGCCAGTACTAAATATTATGTAGAATGCTTAGTTGTTGAATCTTTTGGAAAAGAAGTGCAGCCTTGAGTCTGaagtttttcaatattttttttgaatgtCCTACATTCTCTAGTGTTTTGTTGATCCATCactgtttttattaaatttcatcTATATACAAGGATGAATTGCAGCTCATAACCCATTTGAACAATCTTAGTTACTTGGTTTATGAATGCTTTTATTCAATATTATACTTCTACTGCATATTCTTAATTTACAGAATTTTGTAACAATTGATGTCGTTTTACTTTCTCTTCATGGTTttctttgtattgtttttGCCTCTTTACTGTGACCTATCAACTTAGTTTATatgttttgtttgatgatgtggttggttttttaaaagaaaaagttcatGGGGCATCAGAGAaatgattcaaaatcaaagttcTAGTGGCTTTGAGGTCAACTTAAGGAGAGTAGTGATGTCAAAGACGGAGTACTGGGTTTGCATCATTTTCCCCAATGAATACTCGTTTAAGATTAGTATAGAGCCCATCATTTTCCCCATCCGACTTGAGAAAGAGGCTTCGTTTTTGCATGTAATTGACTTGAGAAAGAGGCTTCCTTATCGACTAAAACTctattaattcaaattgaaTGCAGAATTGTAATTGTTTAGAATTAAGGAGAGTTCCCTTAGAAACGTTAGAGAAgtattttatctcaaaatcgagaaaaaggacaaagtaattaattataagatggttcttttattttatactcCCAAACAATCATACATGAAAAATCAAGCTCTCCAAATTACTTATGTGTGTCTAATACTTTTCACATTTGGAGTGAGGAAGGTTGTGGATGGATAGAGTCACATGGTATATGGCTTGGGTAATGGCATGCCCTCCACCGAACCACAAAGTAGAGTGTTGTCTGGAATGTTGTACTCATCTCTCAGGGATCGAGCTGGTGAAAGAACGCTAAGGTAGAGCTGTTGTCCCAAATAACGATTTTCTGTCAACTCCGACCTCAAGTTCCACATCCCAGCATTGTCTAATGTAAGAAGAATGGCTGCCCACGATTTAGGAAAGACTTGAATTGTATGCCTGCTCACTGCGTCCAGAAGATTGTAGTTGGATCTTTTTTGTGGAGACCATCTCCCAGGCTCAATGCTGCAAACATTGCATAAGAATTAGTGAtgtcaaaattgaaaattcgtTATATTATAGATACTTACGCAACAGCGAAGAAGGAGTGACCATCCAAATTCCATGATTGTATGCTCTTCTCGtggttttcaaaaataatctCTATAAAGTTGCGGAAAGTTGCATTAACAACATTAGGAGCAACAGTAGTCACGGTGGTTGCGTCTTTTGGTAGTCCCTCATCAGAAATGGTATCATACTTGAACACCTTGTCAGCGATACCAAAGTACTCTGCAAGCTTCAATGGAGTTTCAGGATCAACATGAGACACACCATTGATGGCATATCGCAACTTGCCATCCACCTGAGTAGCTGAATTGACGAGCTTGATGGTGCGAGTAATGTTGATGGAACCATAGTGGTAGGAGCCTTGGGGATTAGGTCTTGCAGCACTAGCAGTGAGGTTCCAACGAAAAGTACGAAATTGATTGAGAGACCAAGCCCAACCTACGGGTGCTTCAGGGATGTCAGGAGAGGCGGGAGCCTTGCCATTGGTGTATCGAACAATGCCTTTACCAACAAGAACGTTCTTAGTGAACCTAGTGGATGCAACCATGAAATAATCCTTGGCCTCCTGGTTGGCTGTGACTAGCACCGAAAAGCATTGTCCCACATGGATGTCAAGGGACTGGTAATCGTTTTGAACGGTATGAGACCCCTCCATCTCTACCAACTTCATGCTGTGGCCTTGGAGTCTGAAGTTGAGTGATGTTTTCAGTCCCACATTGCNTCATACATGAAAAATCAAGCTCTCCAAATTACTTTTGTGTCTAATACTTCACATTTGGAGTGAGGAAGGTTGTGGATGGATAGAGTCACATGGTATATGGCTTGGGTAATGGCATGCCCTCCACCGAACCACAAAGTAGAGTGTTGTCTGGAATGTTGTACTCATCTCTCAGGGATCGAGCTGGTGAAAGAACGCTANCTTTCCAGGCTTCATGGTGAAGAGTGGCTCGTCGGTTCCGTCGCCCTTGGCAGTCTTGCCGTTGATGAGGACACCGGCGGGTCTAGCGATGGAGAGGCCACTATCCAAGGTCTGCTTAAGAGCGGTGTGGGTCTTGGTGTACCAGTCACCAACAAGGACAGTGTAGTCATCTTCAGGGTCAGCATAAGGGACAGGAATGAGTAAGCGACTATTAACACGAAGCCCACCGAAGGCTCCCGCAGCCCTGTGGATGGCAGTTGATGGGTAGTAGAAGAAGCTCCCAATTTGATCCTTAACTTGGAAATGGTAGGTGAAGTTGGTACCAGGTGGGATTGGGCAATTGGTTCCAAGCACTCCATCTTGCCACGAGTTCTTCCTGTGTTGAATACCGCTCCAATGAAGAAGGAAGGGCTCGTCCAGGTTGTTGAAGACGTTAACGACAATGTTATTGTTGGATGTGGAGTTGATATTAGGCCCGGGGAATTGGCCATTGATGAGAATGCCTTTTTGGGGGACCCCCAAGGGAGAGATGGTGCCATAGGTGATGTTCCAtgtgaagaagaaataagGGTCTTCACCACGGACCGTCCACATTGCTGCACCCGACAGGCATAGCAGCTGCAGCAGCACGTTAAACATCAACCCAGCCATCTCGACCTCCCCCCTTCCTTATATTATTGTCCAATCACCACTCTTATTGTCGAGCAGGCTTGCTATGTATCCCAAGATGGGTTGTTGTTCCCTTCCTTGATGTCTAACCCTTCCTTGATGTCTAACCCTTCCGCTCCTTCGTTTATATACTTTCAAAACTCGATCTCTCGTCCACGTTTTCCTCTAACTTCCCCCTTTTTCTTGCCATCCATATTTCCCCACCTCTCCTTCCCAACAATCCCTCTCCGCACAAATTGTTTCCTTCCATAAATCAGTGGTTCACTCTCCGAAACAAGTGGACTCAGGAGACACGTGGCCGAATCTTATTTTAGAAACctcattatttttgttttgttttttttttctttaagccCAATATATTGGTTAGATGATTAGTTTGTAGAACACAAGTTCTAATGCCATTAATAAGCATGTAATCTAAGTTAATGTTCATGTTCAAAGTAATATGCCCAAATCATGGTTTGAGGTGGGTAGTTATATAAAGAGTTAGAATTAattgtataaaataaatacaatattgtttatttttattgaaaaattgataacattttcatgccataccaaaattttaattcataagtttaattaatataagatccaaactaattttaattgagtaatagtattttggaaaaattaaACCTTTAGTCTAAtaacattcaaattcaacattttagcCTATACaagtttacatttttaaaaactattttaatatCTTCTCCCTCCTTCCTCTATTACTATACaccacttttcttttttctttcttttttctttttcttctcctctttgttttatttttaccattaGAAAGATCACGTttaacttatatatatatataagaggtGCTTCTCTCCCCGTTCAGATCTGGAATGGGGGAGGAGGTCCTCCCCTTCGCCTCAGATACAAAAACtagggagaaagaaaaagcaagagggagaagaagagagaaatgaagaaaaaaatattaaaatatttatattatctcttatttttatttaaaattttaaaaatatatttgttaataaatatataatttttttggttagTAATTTATGAAAGGTTAAAAAACCCACCTTAACGGTAAATAGTAATAACCAAATTTGCATATTAAATTGTATCAATTTTAGTCCGTTCTTCAAATTGTACCAAAACTTAAATAGATCAATTCTAACCCTAAAAAGTGTTTAATTCTCATATATTTCTcatatattcaataaattataaaacatatacaacatgaaattgataaaatactgagaaaaataaaattagtttttttttttttttttttttttttttttttttttttttNTACATTGAGAAGTCCAGTAAGCTTGAGAAGCTTTTGAGTTGAAGCATTTAGTATTCTTATCACACCCCTTGAGCCACACCTCTCGAGATCTAAGGCTCCAGTAGATTAATAAATTGTTAGGAAAATGTgtttaacataaatttaatttagctCATCAATTAACAGttgaagaatgaagaagatcCCAACAAAATTTTGGGATTTCAAGATGTTTACAATTGAATCAAGCATGTTTCCAAATATGGAAGCCCTAATTGATGCAAAATGAATgtgttttatttcaaaaaaaaaaaaaaaaaaaaaaaNAGGCTTCTCCAAACTAATCGGTGGTGTGCAGGTCCTGCTGGGTAGATGAACAGTCTCAAATAGAATATGGCTTGGGCAATGGCATGCCCTTCACCAAACCACAAAGCAAAACGTTATCTGGGATGTTGTACTCATCTCTAAGGGAGAGAGCTGGTGAAAGAACACTGATGTAAAGTTGCTGTCCTAAGTAACGGTCTTCTATCAACTCAGACCTCAAATTCCACATTCCAGCATTATCGAATGTAAGGAAAATGGCTGCCCATGAATTAGGGTACACTTGAATTGTATGTCTGCTCACTGCATCTAGAAGATTGTAGTTGGATCGTTTCTCTGGAGACCATCTCCCAGGCTCGATGCtgtaaaatattgaataaagaATTTATTAGGCATGTTGAAGCCGAGATTACGAAATTTGTATTAAACATTTGAAGCGACCACTTACGCAACCGCAAAGAAAGAGTAGCCATCCAAATGCCATGATTGTATACTCTTCTCACGATTCTCAAAAATGATCTCTACGAAGTTTCGGAAGGTTACATTGACAACATTGGGAGCAAGAGTGATTGAGGTCGAGCCTTCAGGTGGTCCCTCATCCGAAATGATATTGTATTTGAAGACCTTATCACCAACTCCAAAGTACTCCGCATGTTTCAATGGAGTTTCAGGATCAATGTGAGAGACGCCGTTAATGGCATAACGCA
The Cucurbita pepo subsp. pepo cultivar mu-cu-16 chromosome LG16, ASM280686v2, whole genome shotgun sequence genome window above contains:
- the LOC111777262 gene encoding uncharacterized protein LOC111777262 isoform X1; the encoded protein is MVLTAVLPCNLNERLPICRNVSSKQYGPLFTFSVKLTLAMQIIGFAVRLSSSLLWIQIYRLGISYMETPVPREADYDLRNSFLSPATSVVVRQPSGSDDTIGGSIYDPTYCSSLFEDGHDSKCLSGISHFGNGDNSSTSGPDVSRSKLSRHFQVADNDGTNLAGDKALIFTHDLTSCRQY
- the LOC111777262 gene encoding uncharacterized protein LOC111777262 isoform X2, with translation MLGFSLSHSFSFISRNVSSKQYGPLFTFSVKLTLAMQIIGFAVRLSSSLLWIQIYRLGISYMETPVPREADYDLRNSFLSPATSVVVRQPSGSDDTIGGSIYDPTYCSSLFEDGHDSKCLSGISHFGNGDNSSTSGPDVSRSKLSRHFQVADNDGTNLAGDKALIFTHDLTSCRQY
- the LOC111777262 gene encoding uncharacterized protein LOC111777262 isoform X3, coding for MQIIGFAVRLSSSLLWIQIYRLGISYMETPVPREADYDLRNSFLSPATSVVVRQPSGSDDTIGGSIYDPTYCSSLFEDGHDSKCLSGISHFGNGDNSSTSGPDVSRSKLSRHFQVADNDGTNLAGDKALIFTHDLTSCRQY